One window from the genome of Lysobacter helvus encodes:
- a CDS encoding type II toxin-antitoxin system VapC family toxin, producing the protein MIVLDTNVVSELMRAKPEPRVLRWVDAQPAETVVVTAITVAEVLCGIARLPKGARRTGLEVAAAQTFDEDLMVLPFDDAAAVDYAAIAALQESRGRKLAIADAMIAATCLAAGATLATRNVRDFAGLGLEVVDPWR; encoded by the coding sequence ATGATCGTGCTCGACACCAACGTCGTCTCCGAGCTCATGCGCGCCAAACCCGAACCGCGCGTGCTGCGCTGGGTGGATGCGCAGCCTGCGGAGACGGTGGTGGTCACCGCGATTACCGTTGCGGAAGTGCTGTGCGGCATCGCGCGATTGCCGAAGGGCGCACGGCGCACGGGCCTGGAAGTCGCCGCGGCGCAGACCTTCGACGAAGACCTGATGGTGCTCCCGTTCGACGATGCCGCCGCGGTGGACTACGCCGCCATCGCCGCGTTGCAGGAATCGCGCGGCCGCAAGCTCGCGATCGCCGACGCGATGATCGCCGCCACGTGCCTGGCCGCCGGCGCCACGCTCGCCACGCGCAACGTCCGCGACTTCGCGGGGCTGGGGCTGGAGGTGGTGGATCCCTGGCGTTGA
- a CDS encoding FitA-like ribbon-helix-helix domain-containing protein, which yields MSTITVRNLPDDLKARLRMEAAAHGHSMEEEVRAILRRALTGTPSAKTPLGQRIHARFAELGGANLEPPARRERTRAAKLRP from the coding sequence ATGAGCACGATCACCGTCCGCAACCTGCCCGACGATCTCAAGGCGCGCCTGCGCATGGAAGCCGCCGCGCACGGCCATTCGATGGAAGAAGAAGTGCGCGCGATCCTGCGGCGCGCGCTCACCGGGACGCCCTCGGCGAAAACCCCGCTCGGCCAGCGCATCCACGCACGATTCGCGGAACTGGGTGGCGCGAATCTCGAACCGCCGGCACGGCGCGAGCGCACGCGCGCTGCCAAGCTGCGGCCATGA
- a CDS encoding amidohydrolase family protein, protein MLKIDTHAHFLPRDWPDLAAKYGDLRFPVIHHGDDGRHRIYKDGKFFREIWPKTWDPQIRLDDYARFGVQVQVISTVPVMFSYWAKPHHALELHQSLNDHTAQACRDFPRHYAGIGTVPLQSPSLAVRELERCMDELDLQGVQIGSHVNDWNLDAPELFEFFEAASELGAAVLVHPWDMMGTDSMPKYWLPWLVGMPAEQSRAACCLVFGGVLERLPNLKICLAHGGGSFPYTIGRIEHGFNMRPDLVATDNFRNPREYLSRLYFDSWVADPRALEYLIDTCGASRVMLGTDYPFPLGEQEPGAGIAALDLSATDQARLYHGTALEWLGLPASRFA, encoded by the coding sequence ATGCTCAAGATCGATACCCACGCCCATTTCCTGCCGCGCGACTGGCCCGACCTCGCGGCCAAGTACGGCGACCTGCGCTTCCCCGTGATCCACCACGGCGACGACGGCCGCCATCGCATCTACAAGGACGGCAAGTTCTTCCGCGAGATCTGGCCGAAGACCTGGGACCCGCAGATCCGCCTGGACGACTACGCGCGCTTCGGCGTGCAGGTGCAGGTGATCAGCACGGTGCCGGTGATGTTCAGTTACTGGGCCAAGCCGCACCACGCGCTCGAACTGCACCAGTCGCTCAACGACCACACCGCGCAGGCGTGCCGCGACTTCCCGCGCCACTACGCCGGCATCGGCACGGTGCCGCTGCAGTCGCCGTCGCTGGCGGTGCGCGAACTCGAACGCTGCATGGACGAACTGGACCTGCAGGGCGTGCAGATCGGCTCGCACGTCAACGACTGGAACCTCGACGCGCCGGAACTGTTCGAGTTCTTCGAAGCGGCGAGCGAACTCGGCGCGGCGGTGCTCGTGCATCCGTGGGACATGATGGGCACCGACTCGATGCCGAAGTACTGGCTGCCGTGGCTCGTCGGCATGCCCGCCGAGCAATCGCGCGCCGCGTGCTGCCTGGTGTTCGGCGGCGTGCTGGAGCGCCTGCCCAACCTGAAGATCTGCCTCGCGCACGGCGGCGGCAGCTTCCCGTACACCATCGGCCGCATCGAGCACGGCTTCAACATGCGGCCGGACCTGGTGGCCACCGACAACTTCCGCAACCCGCGCGAATACCTCTCGCGCCTGTACTTCGATTCGTGGGTCGCCGATCCGCGCGCGCTGGAATACCTGATCGACACCTGCGGCGCGTCGCGCGTGATGCTGGGCACCGACTATCCCTTCCCGCTCGGCGAGCAGGAACCGGGCGCCGGCATCGCCGCGCTCGACCTTTCCGCAACGGACCAGGCGCGCCTCTACCACGGCACTGCGCTGGAATGGCTCGGCTTGCCTGCTTCACGCTTTGCTTGA